The following proteins come from a genomic window of Triticum aestivum cultivar Chinese Spring chromosome 6A, IWGSC CS RefSeq v2.1, whole genome shotgun sequence:
- the LOC123130693 gene encoding uncharacterized protein, with amino-acid sequence MASSSNPVSMDMDPPVLSIAVEHGPPESRLVQLGVRSWPKWGCPTGKFPVKFDARQTCYLVKGKVRAHIKGSSECVEFGAGDLVVFPKGLSCTWDVVAAVDKYYKFDSS; translated from the exons ATGGCCTCGAGCTCAAACCCGGTCAGCATGGACATGGACCCGCCCGTCCTCTCCATCGCCGTCGAGCACGGCCCGCCGGAGTCGCGCCTGGTTCAGCTCGGCGTCAGGTCCTGGCCCAA GTGGGGCTGCCCGACGGGGAAGTTCCCGGTGAAGTTCGACGCGAGGCAGACGTGCTACCTGGTGAAGGGCAAGGTGCGGGCGCACATCAAGGGGTCGTCCGAGTGCGTGGAGTTCGGCGCCGGCGACCTCGTCGTCTTCCCCAAGGGGCTCAGCTGCACCTGggacgtcgtcgccgccgtcgacaAGTACTACAAGTTCGATTCGTCCTGA